DNA from Streptomyces sp. NBC_01260:
GTGCGGTCGGCCGGGGCCGGATCGGCCGCGGACGGCGCCCAGTTCGACGTACGGGCGTACAGCGCCTGGAAGGCGACCGTGTTCCAGTACGTGAGGAGCGTCTTGCGGACGACCTCCTGGATCGTGCCGTGGCCGACGCGCCGCGCCGCCCACGGGGAGCCGCCGGCCGCCATGAACCAGCGCACGGCGTCGGCGCCGTGCTGGTCCATCAGCGGGACCGGTTCGAGTGTGTTGCCCAGGTGCTTGGACATCTTGCGGCCGTCCTCGGCGAGGATGTGGCCCAGGCAGACCACGTTCTCGTACGACGACTTGTCGAAGACCAGGGTGCCGATCGCCATCAGCGTGTAGAACCACCCGCGCGTCTGGTCGATGGCCTCCGAGATGAACTGCGCCGGGTAGCGGCTCTCGAAGATCTCCTTGTTCTTGTGCGGGTAGCCCCACTGCGCGAACGGCATCGAGCCCGAGTCGTACCAGGCGTCGATGACCTCGGGGACGCGGTACGCCTCCAGCTGGCAGCTCTCGTGCGAGCAGGTGAACGTGATCTCGTCGATGAACGGCCGGTGCGGATCGAGGCCGGAGAGGTCGCTGCCGGTCAGCTCGCTCAGCTCGGCGCGCGAACCTACACAGGTGAGGTGGTCGTCCTCGCAGCGCCAGATCGGCAGCGGGGTGCCCCAGTAGCGGTTGCGGGACAGCGCCCAGTCGATGTTGTTGTTCAGCCAGTCGCCGTACCGGCCGTTCTTGACCGACTCGGGGAACCAGTTGGTCTTCTGGTTCTCCTCCAGGAGACGGTCCTTGACGGCGGTCGTGCGGATGTACCAGGACGGCTGCGCGTAGTAGAGCAGCGCGGTGTGGCAGCGCCAGCAGTGCGGGTAGCTGTGCTCGTACGGGACGTGCCGGAAGAGCAGGCCGCGGTCCGAGAGGTCCTCGGTGAGCGCCTCGTCGGCCTTCTTGAAGAAGACGCCGCCGACCAGCGGCACGTCCTCCTCGAAGGTGCCGTCGGGGCGGACCGGGTTCACCACCGGCAGCCCGTACGCCTTGCAGACCAGGAGGTCGTCGGCGCCGAAGGCGGGGGACTGGTGGACCAGACCCGTACCGTCCTCGGTCGTCACGTACTCGGCGTTGACGACGTAGTGGGCGGGCGCGGGGAAGTCCACCAGGGCGAACGGGCGCTCGTACGTCCAGCGCTCCATCTCGCGGCCGGTGAACGACCGGCCGGTCAGCTCCCAGCCCTCGCCCAGCGCCTTCTCGACGAGCGGGCGGGCGACGACGAGCTTCTCCTCGCCGTTCGTCGCGACGACGTACTCGACCTCGGGGTGCGCGGCGACGGCGGTGTTGGAGACCAGGGTCCAGGGGGTCGTCGTCCAGACCAGGAGGGCGGCCTCGCCGGCCAGCGGGCCGGAGGTGAGCGGGAAGCGCACGAAGACCGACGGGTCGACGACCGTCTCGTATCCCTGGGCCAGCTCGTGGTCCGAGAGGCCGGTGCCGCAGCGCGGGCACCAGGGGGCGACGCGGTGGTCCTGGACCAGCAGGTCCTTGTTGAAGATCTCCTTCAGCGACCACCACACCGACTCGACGTACTCGGGGTCCATCGTGCGGTACGCGTCGTCGAGGTCGACCCAGTAGCCCATCCGGGTCGTGAGTTCGGCGAAGGCGTCGGTGTGCCGGGTGACCGACTCCCGGCACTTGGCGTTGAACTCGGCGATGCCGTACGCCTCGATGTCCTTCTTGCCGTTGAAGCCCAGCTCCTTCTCGACCGCGAGCTCGACCGGCAGACCGTGGCAGTCCCAGCCGGCCTTGCGGCCGACGTGGTAGCCCTGCATGGTGCGAAAGCGCGGGAAGACGTCCTTGAAGACGCGGGCCTCGATGTGGTGGGCGCCGGGCATTCCGTTGGCGGTCGGCGGGCCCTCGTAGAACACCCACTCGGGGCGGCCCTCGGACTGGTCGAGGCTCTTGGCGAACACCTTGCTCTCGCGCCAGAAGTCGAGCACTGCGTGCTCCAGCGCGGGCAGGTCGACCTGGGCGGGTACCTGGCGGTACTGCGGCGATGTCATGTGCGGGCTTCCTCCGGCGGACGTATTCCACTTCCGTCGGAGGGACGAGAACCGGTTGGGTTCCCGCGGTACCACCCTCCTTGGCCCCGGGTGTGCGCCCGTGGCCCCCTCATTGGGGTGCGAAGCCGGTTCTACTTGCCTTGCGGCGTTCCTCCGACGGCTCCGGGTGATCTTCACGACGCGCTCGCCCCCGGGCTCCCACCGTCCCCGGGTCGCTCCTGGCTGCGTACGACGCTACTCGTCCCATCCACGCCTCTCGCTGCCGCCAGTGTACGGGGCCCGGGGTGCGGCGGCCGACCGGTTTGACGGCGGGCCCCGGCATGACCCGAATGGCCAGACACGCCGCTCGGAGTCCCGGTGCGGCCGGCCGGGGGAGCGGAAGGCGGATTACCGGGCGGGGAGCTGGGCACAACGGATTCAGGCGCGCTGTGATCCGGACACGGGGAGGGGCGATTCGGCGGCGTGCCCCGTTGCCGCGGGGCTGGGGTCGACTTATCGTCCCAGCGAGACTCGCGAGCAAGATCACAATGTGTGAAGGGGCCGCGGCCATGGTGGCG
Protein-coding regions in this window:
- the ileS gene encoding isoleucine--tRNA ligase, producing the protein MTSPQYRQVPAQVDLPALEHAVLDFWRESKVFAKSLDQSEGRPEWVFYEGPPTANGMPGAHHIEARVFKDVFPRFRTMQGYHVGRKAGWDCHGLPVELAVEKELGFNGKKDIEAYGIAEFNAKCRESVTRHTDAFAELTTRMGYWVDLDDAYRTMDPEYVESVWWSLKEIFNKDLLVQDHRVAPWCPRCGTGLSDHELAQGYETVVDPSVFVRFPLTSGPLAGEAALLVWTTTPWTLVSNTAVAAHPEVEYVVATNGEEKLVVARPLVEKALGEGWELTGRSFTGREMERWTYERPFALVDFPAPAHYVVNAEYVTTEDGTGLVHQSPAFGADDLLVCKAYGLPVVNPVRPDGTFEEDVPLVGGVFFKKADEALTEDLSDRGLLFRHVPYEHSYPHCWRCHTALLYYAQPSWYIRTTAVKDRLLEENQKTNWFPESVKNGRYGDWLNNNIDWALSRNRYWGTPLPIWRCEDDHLTCVGSRAELSELTGSDLSGLDPHRPFIDEITFTCSHESCQLEAYRVPEVIDAWYDSGSMPFAQWGYPHKNKEIFESRYPAQFISEAIDQTRGWFYTLMAIGTLVFDKSSYENVVCLGHILAEDGRKMSKHLGNTLEPVPLMDQHGADAVRWFMAAGGSPWAARRVGHGTIQEVVRKTLLTYWNTVAFQALYARTSNWAPSAADPAPADRTVLDRWLLSELNALVDQVTQALESYDTQRAGKLLSGFVDDLSNWYVRRSRRRFWQGDKAALRTLHEVIETVTRLMAPLTPFITERVWQDLIVPVAPDAPESVHLSGWPKADLAAIDPALSTQMALVRRLVELGRATRAESGVKTRQPLSRALVAASGFESLSPALHAQITEELNVSSVASLSEVGGSLVDTTAKANFRALGKRFGKGVQAVAKAVANADAAALSLALREGTASVEVDGETVSLAPDEVIITETPREGWSVASDSGATVALDLEITPELRRAGLARDAIRLIQEARKNSGLDVADRIAVRWTSTSPATAEALTEHASLIADEVLALDYAQGEADTAYGEPFEDEGLSLTFRLRKTS